A segment of the Actinomycetes bacterium genome:
GTCTCCTCCTGCGCCGTCCACTCGACTCGACGAGCCGTTCCTCACGATGCCTGGGCCCTTGTCAGTCCCAACCGCAAAGCGAGAGCGGCTGCCATCAGGCAGACACCGCCCTCGCCCAGTAGCGGCGGGTGGACTCGAACCACCGACACAGCGATTATGAGCCGCTTGCTCTACCTCTGAGCTACGCCGCCATGGGAGCCGGCGCCCCCGACTCCTAGGAGTCCCAGACGGGTCGAACCGCCGAAACCATGCTTATCACGGATCGCCGGCTGACCGCCACGCGACCTGCGGGTTCGCTGGTCGGGGACGTCGGAGAATGTAGCAGCAACCCGCGGCCGCCTGCACTCGCTTCCAGCCCACCTGGGGACGGCCGCCTGGGCTGGCCCGACCATCGGCGGCACCGCCTGCCTCGCGGCCCGGCCAGCCTCTGACGGCGCCTGCGTCTTCCTGCACCGCCCGGGCTGGTCAAGGAAGACGCGACCGGCCAGCGTCTCCGCTGGCCGGTCGCTGGGGCTGGCCGGCGCTGGGCGCGGCGCGTCACTCGCCGCGCTGGCCGAGCCCGTAGGTGTTGCCGTCGGGGTCCTTGAACGACGCCCACCAGCCCCAGAACTGCTGTTGGGGCTCGTCGACGAACTCCACGCCGCGGCTGGCCAGCTCCTTGTGGGTAGCCTGGATGTCGTCGCAGGTGAACAGCACGTTGGAGAACGTGCCTACGTGGTCTTCCTGCCCCTCCGGGGTGAACAGCACCAGGATGACGTTGCGGTCCGGCGGGGCGACCTCGATCCAGCGCGGCGTCCCGGGCGCGTCCCCCATCGGCGTGTCCTGCACGAGCTGGAACCCCAGCGTGTCGGTGAAGAACTTCTTGGCCCGGTCCTGGTCGCCGACGTAGATGCCGACGCTGCGCACTGCGGTAAGCACGATGATCAGCCTCCTCTGCGAGATGGTTGGGTGGCACGTGCCTCGCCCGTATGATCGGCCCGCCGGATGCGCTGGATCCAACACGAACCGGTCCTCTCTGCCATAGGATCTTCCTATGCCTATCGGACTGCACCATCTCCGCTACTTCGTCGCGGTGGCCGAGGAAGGGCATGTGACCCGTGCCGCGCAGCGGCTCCGCCTCGCGCAGCCGTCGCTGTCGGCACAGATCCGCTACCTGGAGCGGCAGACCGGCGTGCAACTGTTCCGCCGCCACCCCCGCGGGGTCGAGCTGACCGAGAGCGGAGCGGCGTTCCTGGCCGAGGCGCGCGCGGCGCTCGCCGCCGCCGACGCGGCCGTCGAGGCTGCCCGCCGCGCCGCCCACCCGCCGCGCCAGCACCTGCGGCTCGGCTTCATCGTCGGGACCCAGGTCCAGCCCACCTCCACGGTGCTGCACAGCTTCCGCACCCGCTACCCGGAGGTGGAGCTCGACCTCGTCGAGCACACCTTCGCCGACCCGTCCGCCGGCCTCAACAGCGGGGACGTCGACGTGGCCTTCGTCATGCCCCCGTTCGGTCACCACGGGCTGCGCTTCGAGACCCTGTACTCGGCGCCCAGGCTCGCGGTGCTCCCCTCGGCCCACCCGCTCGCGGCCCGCCCCTCCATCTCGGTGCGGGAGTTGTTCGACGAGCCGTGGATCGTGGCCGACACCGACGACGCGGTGTGCCGCGACTACTGGCTGGCAGCACGCCACCGCACCAGCCCTGCCCTGCTCGGCCAGGCGACCCGCTCGCTCGACAAGTTCATCCAGCTGGTGGCCGCCGGTGAGGTCGTCGGGCTGGCCGCGGCATGGGTCGAGCCGGTCTTCTCCCGGCCCGGCATCGAGTTCGTGCCCGTCGACGACGTGGAGCCGGCCACCACCGCCCTGGCCTGGCGCCCCGACTCTCCCGACCCGCTGGTCGAGGGCCTCGTCCAGCTCGCTCGCGAGACCCGCGACGCCGTCGGCATGGCCGGGCAGCTCTCCCTCAGGGCCCAGGGCAGCGCGGCCGGCCCGCCAGCCCCCGGCACGCCCGCCTCCGACCCGCCCGGACCGGAGGCGCGCCAGCCCGCCCCCAACCGCCCTCGACGCGGCCACGACGCTCCCGCGTCTTGACCAGCCGACGCCGGCAGGCCGTCAAGGGCTCGTGCTGCGGCTGACCCAGTGGAACTGCCGGCATCACCTATGACATCACCTCGTCACCCATGACATCACCTCAGGCTGTGGGATCACGTCTCGATGCTGATGGAGCGGAGCCCCACGAGGGTGCCGTCCTCGAGTCGACCGAACAGGAAGACCGGGACCTGGACGACGTCCTCGCCGCGAGCCCGGACCAGTGTCAAGCCCTTCAGCGTGCCGCGCATCATCTTCCAGAGGAGGGCGTAGACCTGCGCCATCTCGGTATCCTCCGGCTCTGGGTCGTCGGTCCACTTGAAGAAGTCCGTTGCCGGGTGCATCTCGATCTGAGGCGAAGGCTCGAGTCCGACGGCGTCGCAGAAGCTCCTGCGCGTCAGCCGCGTGCTCTGCTGCATCTCCGCGGTGAAGGGCTCGTACGGGTAGTCGCTCTCGCTGGTGAGCGACTGGTCGACCATCAGGTTGGCGAACGCCATTGCCAGGCGGTGCGAGAGCCCACCCGACGCCACACTGCGCCCGCCGGGTGCGGCACGAGCAGAACGAGAGCTGGACATGAACTCTCCTTGCTGCCGGAGTCACGATCGGCCCTGACCACCTGCAATGGTCGCACATGCTCGTATCCCTTCACGTCCGGCACTAGACGTGCCGAGGCTTTCAGACTCTGGGTTCCGCCCGCCGAAGTCCTGGTCCGGCTGGGTACCGAACGAGTTGAGCAAGCGGTCAGCTCCGAGATCACCAGGCGCTCGGCGATCTGCGCGTTCGACAGCCCGCGTGCGACGAGTCGCAAGATCTCGAGCTCGCGCTCGGTCAGGACCCGCAACGCCTCGGGTGTGGGCCGCTCGTCGTGGTTACGCCGCTGGCGGTGTGCTACCCAGCCTGTCTTGGGTTCTTGGGACGACAGGGGAGTCAGAACTCATGCTCATGGTCACTGAAAATGCACGCCAAGCCATCGAGTCCATCGTGGCGAACGCGGAGGTGCCCGGCGGGGCGGGCCTGCGGATCGACGCCCCGGACGAGCCGCCGGCGCCGTCGCGCATGGCGCCGCTGCGGCTCGAGGTCGCAAGCCAGCCCGCCGAGCAGGACCAGGTCGTCGCCGAAGGCGGCGTAAAGCTGTTCATCTCGCCCAGAGTGGCCCCGATCCTCGAGAACAGGATGCTGGACGTCCGGGTCAGCGAGGGGAAGGTGCAGTTCGTGCTCGAACCACAGCAGCGGGAGGATCAGCCAGGCGAGCCCAGCTGAGGCAGCGCGAGCCCAGCCCAGGACCCTCCACGGCTCGCTGGTCACCGACGTCGAGCGGTCCCAGGCGTTCCACCTCCGCCGCAGGGGTGAGGCTCGCGTTCATCGACGCGGCGTAGGCGCCGATGCCGATCGCTCGGCCACCTGCTCATCAGGCGCTCCCGCGCCCAGTGGCGAGCGTCCACAGGCGCCGCACCGCCAGCCTGCTCAGCGGCCGGGGGCTGGTCGTCCGTGGGCGCAGCGTCGCCGGGACCAGCACGCGCAGCGCCCGCGGCAGCACCCGGAACTCGAGCGGCGGCGCCAGCACGACCGCCTCCCCGTCGATCCCGGCTGGCAGGCGCGGCAGCCGGCTGTCGACCCGCACTTCGGTGCTCTCCCACTGCGCCCAAGCGGCGCCCGCGCCGACCCGGCCCGCGACAGCCCGGGCCACGATCCTGGCCAGTGCCGCCCCGGTCCTGGCCCGCAGGGCCGACACCTGCAGCACCCCGCCGTCGAGCCGCTCGCGGGCACCCAGCTCCGACGGTCGCCCCAGCTGGTAGCGGTTGTTTGCCACCAGCAGCAGCGCGTCCTGGTGCAGCCGGCCATCCGGGTCGCGGAACTCGACCTCCAGTGGGGCACGTTCGCCCCGGACCGCGCCGGGCAGCACGAGATGGGCCGTGGCCAGCTTGCGTGCCCGGTAGCCCGGCTCGGCGACCAGGTCGGCGTAGGCCCCGAGCGAGACGTTGTTCAAGAACAGCCGGTCGCCCACCAGCCCGACGTCGACGCGGAGCTCGGTGCCGCCGAACGCGCCCAGGGCAGCCAGGGCCGGGCCGGCGGTATGACGTCACCGGGTACCGTCCCGGCCGACGCGGCCGGCATGTCGCCGCTGAGCACCTGTCGGGCGGCCAGCGCATAGACGAGCGCGGCGACCACGATCGCCAGCACGCCGCCGGCATGCCACAGGCTGAAGGCGACGACATCGACCACCAGGGCGACGACGAGGAACGCGATCACGGCCAGGTTGAGCCAGCGCTTCCACGTCTTGCGGGTGGTGAATGCCCACCACGACGCGGCGGCGGCCAGGACGAGGTACAGGGCGGCGGCAAGGACCAGCGCGAGCAGCGTGCCGCGGCTGCGGGCCACCACGGCCGCCAACGCGATCACGAGGCCGGCGAGCGCAGCCAGGGCCGTCCACGCCCACCGCCGACGGGCCGGGGTCGAGGCGTCGGGGGTGGTGCCGTTGCCGCCCATCGCCTTCCTCTCTCCATCGACGATCACCCTACCGCCTGCGCCACACGCATGGCGACGACGCGCCCACGGCAACGGACCACGGTCACCGATTCGCTCACAGCCCGGTCCCGAGTCGGAGCGTCTCGCGCCATTTCTTCTCTTGATCATCGAAGGCGCAGGAGGTACCATTTCGGAGGATTCTAAGTTAGGAAACTTTACTAATAGGCACTCCTGCACCTGCGCACCGGCCAAGGGGGCGGCAGCATGATGGGAGCGGAGCACCGGATCCGGATCATCGCGGTCAGGAGCGGCAGACTGGCGCTCCTTGCCGCCATCGTCCTGGTGGCTGGGGGGCTCCACGCGGCAACCGCGCGGTCGGCCCCCGCCGCGAGCTCGGCGTTCGTCAGGGTGAACCAGGTCGGCTACCCGTCGGCTGCGTCCAAGCGCGCCTACCTGATGGCGAGCACAGCCGAGACCGGCGCCACCTTCAGCGTGAACAACGCGAGCGGCACCACCGTCTTCTCGGCGCCGATCGGGGCCAACCTCGGCTCGTGGAGCTCGGCCTACCCCAATGTCTACGCGCTCGACTTCAATAATGCCGTCGCGACCACCGGCACCTACACGATCTCGGTCTCCGGACCCGTCCCCGCGACGTCGCCGAGCTTCAGGGTCGACACGGGAGCGAACGTGTATGCCACGCCGCTCGCCAATGCCCTCTCCTTCTACCAGACCGAGCGAGACGGCCCGGACTTCATCCCGTCCGCCCTCCGCACCGCGCCAGCGCACCTGAACGACCAGAACGCCATGACGTACCTCACGCCCCACGTGAACAGCAGCGGGCGCTTTTCCGGCGACCTCACGCCGCTCGGGACCACGGTCGACGCCTCCGGCGGCTGGTGGGACGCGGGTGACTACATCAAGGGCGTACAGACGCTGGGCTACACCACCGACCTGCTGCTCGCGGGCGTCCGCGACTTCCCGGGCCAGATGGGGGCGGGGTCGGCCACCTCCAACTTCACGGCTGAGGCCAGGTTCGGGACCAAATGGCTGCTCAGGATGTGGGACGACCCGACCATGACCTTTTACTACCAGGTGGGGATCGGGACCGGCAACGCCAAGACGATCGGCGACCACGACATCTGGCGGCTCCCCCAGGCGGACGACACCCTCGGGGGGACCGACCCCCTGTACCGGTACATCCGCAACCGCCCGGTGTTCAGGTCAGGTCCGCCGGGGTCGCTCATCAGCCCCAACCTGGCCGGCCGCAGCGCCGCGGCCTTCGGCTTGTGCTTCCAGATCTACAAGACGACCGACCCGGTCTTTGCCAACCGGTGCCTGCTCGCGGGCCAGCACATCTTCGATCTCGCCAACACCGCACCCACCGGGAATCTGACGACCTACATCCCGTTCAGCTTCTACCCCGAGACCGAGTGGCGCAGCGACCTCGAGCTCGGCGCGGTGGAGCTGTACTTCGCTGTGGCAGACGGCGGGCTTCCGGCCGGGCTCCCCCACACCGATCCGCTGTTCTACCTGCAGCAGGCGAGCCACTGGGCCAACGCCTACATCACCAGCCCCGAGGGTGCTGCCGACACCCTGAACCTCTACGACGTCAGCGGGCTCGCCCACTACGATCTGCACCGGGCGATCGGCCAGGCGGGGAACCCACCCGGCCTGGAAGTCACGCAGGCCGCGCTGCTCGCGGACATGAAGAAGGCCCTGGACGGCGCGCTGGCCCAGGCAGCCACAGACCCGTTCGGCTTCGGCTTCCCCTGGGCCACCTGGGACACGACCTCCCACGGCGCGGGCCTCGCGGTCATGGCGAGCGAGTACAACCAGCTCTCGGGTACCAACGCCTACGCGGGTCTCAGCACCAGATGGCTGAGCAACATCCTGGGGGCCAACGCGTGGGGCTCGTCGTTCATCATCGGTGACGGCAGCACCTTCCCGCACTGCCCGCACCATCAGGTGGCCAACCTGGTCGGGTCCCTGGACGGCTCGCCGCCGGTGCTGAAGGGCGCCGCGGTGGAGGGTCCGAACGGCACCCTCTACAGGGGGTTCCAGACCGGGATGCGGAACTGCCCGCCCGATGACAGCGACCCGTTCGCGCAGTTCAACAGCAGAGCGAAGTTCAAGGACGACATCGAGTCGTTCTCGACGGTCGAACCCGCCGTCGACCTGACCGCCACCAGCCCGCTGGCGTTCGCCCGCCAGGCCGCGGGTCTGCTCTGAAGCAAGCCCGGCCGCCCAGGACGTGCCTCAGGTGAAAGGCAGACATCGATGAGAAGCACCGCGCGGGGAGGCGCACCGCAGCTCCAGCTTCGTTCCAGGATCCGGCTGTGGCTGGCGGCGACCGGGGCGCTGGCCGTGTTCCTGTCCGGCTGGGCGGTGAGCCCCACCCCGGCGGCTGCGGCGACCGCCTCGACGGTCGTCACGATCGGCTTCGACGATGGAACCACCGATCAGCTCGGCGCGTTGCCGATCCTCCAGGCGCACGGGATGACGGCGACCTTCTTCGTGAACAGCGCGTCCGTCGGCGATGCCGAGCATCTCTCATGGGCGGACCTGCACACTCTGTTCGACGCGGGCAACGAGATCGCCGGGCACACGCTGCACCACGTGAACCTGACACCGCTGACCGCGGCGGAGGCCCGCCAGGAGGTGTGCACCGACCGCAACAACCTGCTGGCGGCAGGGTTCCCGGCGACGTCGTTCGCCTACCCGTTCGGATCCTTCGACAGCGGCACCGAGCTGGTCGTCCACGACTGCGGTTACAACAGCGGCAGGGGGGTCTCGGGCGTCTCCAAGACGGGCCCCTTCGCCGAGACCATCCCGCCGCTCGACCCGTACGCGACGCGCACGCCCCCCAACCCCAAGAAGGCGACC
Coding sequences within it:
- a CDS encoding VOC family protein; translated protein: MLTAVRSVGIYVGDQDRAKKFFTDTLGFQLVQDTPMGDAPGTPRWIEVAPPDRNVILVLFTPEGQEDHVGTFSNVLFTCDDIQATHKELASRGVEFVDEPQQQFWGWWASFKDPDGNTYGLGQRGE
- a CDS encoding LysR family transcriptional regulator, with amino-acid sequence MPIGLHHLRYFVAVAEEGHVTRAAQRLRLAQPSLSAQIRYLERQTGVQLFRRHPRGVELTESGAAFLAEARAALAAADAAVEAARRAAHPPRQHLRLGFIVGTQVQPTSTVLHSFRTRYPEVELDLVEHTFADPSAGLNSGDVDVAFVMPPFGHHGLRFETLYSAPRLAVLPSAHPLAARPSISVRELFDEPWIVADTDDAVCRDYWLAARHRTSPALLGQATRSLDKFIQLVAAGEVVGLAAAWVEPVFSRPGIEFVPVDDVEPATTALAWRPDSPDPLVEGLVQLARETRDAVGMAGQLSLRAQGSAAGPPAPGTPASDPPGPEARQPAPNRPRRGHDAPAS
- a CDS encoding nuclease A inhibitor family protein, translated to MAFANLMVDQSLTSESDYPYEPFTAEMQQSTRLTRRSFCDAVGLEPSPQIEMHPATDFFKWTDDPEPEDTEMAQVYALLWKMMRGTLKGLTLVRARGEDVVQVPVFLFGRLEDGTLVGLRSISIET
- a CDS encoding adhesin, whose product is MANAEVPGGAGLRIDAPDEPPAPSRMAPLRLEVASQPAEQDQVVAEGGVKLFISPRVAPILENRMLDVRVSEGKVQFVLEPQQREDQPGEPS
- a CDS encoding glycoside hydrolase family 9 protein, whose translation is MMGAEHRIRIIAVRSGRLALLAAIVLVAGGLHAATARSAPAASSAFVRVNQVGYPSAASKRAYLMASTAETGATFSVNNASGTTVFSAPIGANLGSWSSAYPNVYALDFNNAVATTGTYTISVSGPVPATSPSFRVDTGANVYATPLANALSFYQTERDGPDFIPSALRTAPAHLNDQNAMTYLTPHVNSSGRFSGDLTPLGTTVDASGGWWDAGDYIKGVQTLGYTTDLLLAGVRDFPGQMGAGSATSNFTAEARFGTKWLLRMWDDPTMTFYYQVGIGTGNAKTIGDHDIWRLPQADDTLGGTDPLYRYIRNRPVFRSGPPGSLISPNLAGRSAAAFGLCFQIYKTTDPVFANRCLLAGQHIFDLANTAPTGNLTTYIPFSFYPETEWRSDLELGAVELYFAVADGGLPAGLPHTDPLFYLQQASHWANAYITSPEGAADTLNLYDVSGLAHYDLHRAIGQAGNPPGLEVTQAALLADMKKALDGALAQAATDPFGFGFPWATWDTTSHGAGLAVMASEYNQLSGTNAYAGLSTRWLSNILGANAWGSSFIIGDGSTFPHCPHHQVANLVGSLDGSPPVLKGAAVEGPNGTLYRGFQTGMRNCPPDDSDPFAQFNSRAKFKDDIESFSTVEPAVDLTATSPLAFARQAAGLL
- a CDS encoding polysaccharide deacetylase family protein encodes the protein MRSTARGGAPQLQLRSRIRLWLAATGALAVFLSGWAVSPTPAAAATASTVVTIGFDDGTTDQLGALPILQAHGMTATFFVNSASVGDAEHLSWADLHTLFDAGNEIAGHTLHHVNLTPLTAAEARQEVCTDRNNLLAAGFPATSFAYPFGSFDSGTELVVHDCGYNSGRGVSGVSKTGPFAETIPPLDPYATRTPPNPKKATKLSTLELYVLNAEANGGGWVQFVFHRVCEQCGPYAITPGKLTAFLDFLQGEVTGGRVVVQTTAQVIGGPVQPPVPA